One genomic region from Nocardia vinacea encodes:
- a CDS encoding single-stranded DNA-binding protein, with protein MKEVYLSLTRGTRVIVTGRLKQRRWQTDDGQSRTTTELDVDELGASLRFATAKVHRVSRTSGVGGSGNGFSRSSTDRRSREDRSGDLVGAAAATGGSRTTGSDDPWAFTGAGSFGGGSPTGDEPPL; from the coding sequence GTGAAAGAGGTCTACTTAAGCCTGACCAGGGGCACGCGCGTGATTGTGACTGGCCGTCTCAAGCAGCGCCGCTGGCAGACCGACGACGGCCAGAGCCGTACCACCACTGAGCTCGACGTCGACGAACTCGGCGCGTCGCTTCGGTTCGCCACCGCCAAAGTTCACCGGGTCTCCCGCACCAGCGGTGTCGGTGGCAGCGGCAACGGCTTCAGCCGCTCCTCGACCGACCGCCGCAGTCGCGAGGACCGCTCCGGCGACCTCGTCGGCGCGGCAGCAGCCACCGGCGGCAGCCGCACCACCGGCAGCGACGACCCGTGGGCGTTCACCGGCGCGGGTTCCTTCGGCGGCGGATCCCCCACCGGCGACGAGCCACCGTTGTGA
- a CDS encoding tyrosine-type recombinase/integrase has translation MPLRVQRLRSPDSGRRSVTVVDAAGVPVWPIEEFLSHLVAVGMAPNTVQGYAYDLRDLFTWLDQRGWDFRSLSLEQLSEFFSWLQRPKLTRQPGVFVLPGSPVAVTRTTLVRKRSAVASFYRFHSRRDDSVPALLGELVGRRATGGYVPLLAHTRRGGPNTDSYSPIRLHAHRKPARTVTVEQQTALMDACARLRDRFLLLLWFETGLRLGEALGLRHSDLRLRTGEVHVVPREDNANHARVKRLKPRVVPAATELFDLYAEYMEVEYGCLDSDFVFVNLFRPPVGAPMTEANVHKLVERLRLRSGVGFFAPHLARHTYATRLLRAGVRIEIVAALLGHSSSQTTEMTYSHLTVEDHRHALVAAGILPEGTEQP, from the coding sequence GTGCCGCTTCGGGTGCAGCGGTTGCGGTCACCGGATTCGGGGCGGCGTTCGGTGACGGTGGTCGACGCGGCGGGTGTGCCGGTGTGGCCGATCGAGGAGTTCTTGTCGCATCTGGTGGCGGTGGGTATGGCTCCGAACACGGTGCAGGGTTACGCCTACGATCTGCGGGATCTGTTCACCTGGCTGGATCAGCGGGGGTGGGATTTCCGGAGCCTGAGCCTGGAGCAGTTGTCGGAGTTCTTCTCGTGGTTGCAGCGTCCGAAGCTGACTCGGCAGCCCGGGGTGTTCGTGCTGCCGGGAAGCCCGGTGGCTGTGACGCGGACGACGTTGGTGCGCAAGCGTTCCGCGGTGGCATCGTTCTACCGGTTTCATTCGCGTCGAGACGATTCGGTGCCTGCGCTGCTGGGCGAGTTGGTCGGCCGGCGGGCGACGGGCGGGTATGTGCCGTTGCTGGCGCATACCCGCCGGGGTGGGCCGAATACTGATTCCTACAGCCCGATCCGGCTGCATGCGCATCGCAAGCCTGCCCGGACGGTGACCGTCGAGCAGCAGACCGCGCTGATGGATGCGTGCGCGCGGTTGCGGGACCGTTTTCTGCTGCTGTTGTGGTTCGAGACCGGGCTGCGGTTGGGAGAGGCGTTGGGGTTACGGCATTCGGATCTGCGGCTGCGGACCGGTGAGGTCCATGTGGTGCCGCGGGAGGACAACGCCAATCACGCGCGGGTGAAACGGCTCAAGCCCCGTGTCGTTCCTGCCGCCACCGAGCTGTTCGACCTGTATGCGGAGTACATGGAGGTCGAATACGGCTGTCTCGACAGCGATTTCGTGTTCGTGAACCTGTTCCGGCCACCGGTGGGCGCGCCGATGACCGAGGCGAATGTCCACAAGCTGGTCGAGCGGCTGCGGCTGCGCTCGGGTGTCGGGTTCTTCGCGCCTCACCTGGCCCGGCACACCTACGCGACTCGACTGTTGCGGGCCGGGGTCCGCATCGAGATCGTCGCAGCATTGCTCGGTCACTCGAGTTCGCAGACGACCGAGATGACGTACTCGCATTTGACGGTCGAAGACCATCGCCACGCCCTCGTCGCTGCGGGAATTCTGCCGGAAGGAACTGAACAACCTTGA